A section of the Agromyces aurantiacus genome encodes:
- the rpoB gene encoding DNA-directed RNA polymerase subunit beta, with protein MAAARNATTPTPKNGRGASRLSFAKVTDTLTVPDLLALQTESFDWLVGNDAWKARVEAAVEAGRQDLPETTGLEEIFEEISPIEDLGETMQLSFTNPELEPPKYTIDECKEKGKTYSAPLYVNAEFMNHLTGEIKTQTVFMGDFPLMTPKGTFVINGTERVVVSQLVRSPGVYFERTPDKTSDKDIYSARVIPSRGAWLEFEVDKRDQVGVRIDRKRKQSVTVFLKALGLTSEEILEEFAGFESIALTLEKDNILTKEEALKDIYRKLRPGEQVAAEAARALLDNFYFNPKRYDLAKVGRYKINNKLGLEAPLTDSVLTVQDIVATIKYLVALHEDRPTLPGRRGGKAVEIRLDVDDIDNFGNRRIRAVGELIQNQVRTGLSRMERVVRERMTTQDIEAITPQTLINVRPVVAAIKEFFGTSQLSQFMDQNNPLAGLTHKRRLSALGPGGLSRDRAGVEVRDVHPSHYGRMCPIETPEGPNIGLIGSLASFARINSFGFIETPYRRVVNGKVTEQIDYLTAMEEDDYIVAQANAPLKADGHFQEERVLARKKGGEVDLFPADEIGYMDVSPRQMVSVATSLIPFLEHDDANRALMGANMQRQAVPLLRSDSPYVGTGMEGYAAVDAGDVITAEKAGVVAEVSADAVTLQLDEGGTQTYYLRKFDRSNQGTSYNNRVVVSAGDRVEAGEVIADGPATDNGELALGKNLLVAFMPWEGHNFEDAIILSQNLVKDDVLSSIHIEEYEVDARDTKLGKEEITRDLPNVSPDLLADLDERGIIRIGAEVRPGDILVGKVTPKGETELSAEERLLRAIFNEKSREVRDTSLKVPHGEQGTIIGVKVFDAQDGDDELGSGVNQRVVVYIAQKRKITEGDKLAGRHGNKGVISKILPVEDMPFLADGTPVDVILNPLGIPGRMNFGQVLETHLGWVAKQGWKVEGNPEWAKRLPEQAREAAPGTKVATPVFDGALEEEIAGLLDSTLPNRDGERMIDSSGKTQLFDGRSGEPFPYPVSVGYMYILKLHHLVDDKIHARSTGPYSMITQQPLGGKAQFGGQRFGEMEVWALEAYGAAYALQELLTIKSDDILGRVKVYEAIVKGENIQEPGIPESFKVLMKEMQSLCLNVEVLSADGTAVSLRDTDDEAFRAAEELGINISARFESSNIDEI; from the coding sequence TTGGCTGCTGCGCGCAACGCAACCACGCCCACCCCGAAGAACGGACGCGGTGCAAGCCGCCTCTCGTTCGCAAAGGTCACCGACACCCTCACCGTACCCGATCTGCTCGCCCTCCAGACCGAGAGCTTCGACTGGCTCGTCGGCAACGACGCGTGGAAGGCGCGCGTCGAGGCAGCGGTCGAGGCCGGTCGTCAGGACCTGCCCGAGACCACCGGCCTGGAGGAGATCTTCGAGGAGATCTCGCCGATCGAGGACCTCGGCGAGACCATGCAGCTCTCGTTCACCAACCCCGAGCTCGAGCCGCCGAAGTACACCATCGACGAGTGCAAGGAGAAGGGCAAGACCTACTCCGCTCCGCTGTACGTCAACGCGGAGTTCATGAACCACCTCACGGGTGAGATCAAGACCCAGACGGTCTTCATGGGCGACTTCCCGCTCATGACCCCCAAGGGCACCTTCGTCATCAACGGCACCGAGCGCGTCGTCGTGTCGCAGCTCGTCCGCTCGCCCGGCGTCTACTTCGAGCGCACGCCCGACAAGACCTCCGACAAGGACATCTACTCGGCGCGCGTCATCCCGAGCCGCGGCGCCTGGCTCGAGTTCGAGGTCGACAAGCGCGACCAGGTCGGCGTCCGCATCGACCGCAAGCGCAAGCAGTCGGTCACCGTGTTCCTGAAGGCCCTCGGCCTCACCTCCGAGGAGATCCTCGAGGAGTTCGCCGGCTTCGAGTCGATCGCGCTCACCCTCGAGAAGGACAACATCCTCACGAAGGAAGAGGCCCTCAAGGACATCTACCGCAAGCTCCGCCCGGGCGAGCAGGTGGCTGCCGAGGCCGCGCGTGCGCTCCTCGACAACTTCTACTTCAACCCCAAGCGCTACGACCTCGCCAAGGTCGGCCGCTACAAGATCAACAACAAGCTCGGCCTCGAGGCGCCGCTGACCGACTCCGTGCTCACGGTCCAGGACATCGTCGCCACGATCAAGTACCTGGTCGCCCTGCACGAGGACCGTCCGACGCTGCCCGGCCGCCGTGGCGGCAAGGCCGTCGAGATCCGGCTCGACGTCGACGACATCGACAACTTCGGCAACCGTCGCATCCGCGCGGTGGGCGAGCTGATCCAGAACCAGGTCCGCACGGGCCTCTCGCGCATGGAGCGCGTGGTCCGCGAGCGCATGACCACGCAGGACATCGAGGCGATCACGCCGCAGACCCTGATCAATGTGCGACCCGTCGTCGCCGCGATCAAGGAGTTCTTCGGCACCTCGCAGCTCTCGCAGTTCATGGACCAGAACAACCCGCTGGCCGGCCTCACGCACAAGCGCCGCCTCTCGGCGCTCGGCCCCGGCGGCCTCTCGCGCGACCGCGCGGGCGTCGAGGTCCGCGACGTGCACCCCTCGCACTACGGCCGCATGTGCCCGATCGAGACGCCGGAAGGCCCGAACATCGGCCTCATCGGCTCGCTCGCGTCGTTCGCGCGCATCAACTCGTTCGGCTTCATCGAGACGCCCTACCGCCGGGTCGTGAACGGCAAGGTCACCGAGCAGATCGACTACCTCACGGCGATGGAGGAGGACGACTACATCGTCGCCCAGGCCAACGCGCCGCTGAAGGCCGACGGCCACTTCCAGGAGGAGCGCGTCCTCGCCCGCAAGAAGGGCGGCGAGGTCGACCTCTTCCCCGCCGACGAGATCGGGTACATGGATGTCTCGCCGCGCCAGATGGTGTCGGTCGCGACCTCGCTCATCCCGTTCCTCGAGCACGACGACGCCAACCGCGCGCTCATGGGCGCCAACATGCAGCGCCAGGCGGTGCCGCTGCTGCGCAGCGACTCGCCGTACGTCGGCACGGGCATGGAGGGCTACGCCGCGGTCGACGCCGGTGACGTGATCACCGCCGAGAAGGCCGGTGTCGTCGCCGAGGTGTCGGCCGACGCCGTCACGCTCCAGCTCGACGAGGGCGGCACGCAGACCTACTACCTGCGCAAGTTCGACCGCTCCAACCAGGGCACGTCGTACAACAACCGCGTCGTGGTGTCCGCCGGCGACCGCGTGGAGGCCGGCGAGGTCATCGCCGACGGCCCCGCGACCGACAACGGCGAGCTCGCGCTCGGCAAGAACCTCCTCGTGGCGTTCATGCCGTGGGAGGGCCACAACTTCGAGGACGCGATCATCCTCAGCCAGAACCTGGTGAAGGACGACGTCCTCTCCTCGATCCACATCGAGGAGTACGAGGTCGACGCCCGCGACACCAAGCTCGGCAAGGAGGAGATCACCCGCGACCTCCCCAACGTGAGCCCCGACCTGCTCGCCGACCTCGACGAGCGCGGCATCATCCGCATCGGCGCCGAGGTCCGCCCCGGCGACATCCTCGTCGGCAAGGTCACGCCCAAGGGCGAGACCGAGCTCTCGGCCGAGGAGCGCCTGCTGCGCGCGATCTTCAACGAGAAGAGCCGCGAGGTGCGCGACACGTCGCTCAAGGTCCCCCACGGCGAGCAGGGCACGATCATCGGCGTCAAGGTGTTCGACGCGCAGGACGGCGACGACGAGCTCGGCTCGGGCGTCAACCAGCGCGTGGTCGTCTACATCGCCCAGAAGCGCAAGATCACCGAGGGCGACAAGCTCGCCGGCCGCCACGGCAACAAGGGCGTCATCTCGAAGATCCTGCCGGTCGAGGACATGCCGTTCCTCGCCGACGGCACGCCGGTCGACGTGATCCTCAACCCGCTCGGCATCCCGGGTCGAATGAACTTCGGCCAGGTGCTGGAGACCCACCTCGGCTGGGTCGCCAAGCAGGGCTGGAAGGTCGAGGGCAACCCCGAGTGGGCCAAGCGCCTGCCCGAGCAGGCCCGCGAGGCCGCGCCCGGCACCAAGGTCGCGACGCCCGTGTTCGACGGTGCGCTCGAGGAGGAGATCGCGGGTCTGCTCGACTCGACCCTCCCCAACCGCGACGGCGAGCGCATGATCGACTCCAGCGGCAAGACGCAGCTGTTCGACGGCCGCTCGGGCGAGCCCTTCCCGTACCCCGTGTCGGTGGGCTACATGTACATCCTGAAGCTGCACCACCTCGTCGACGACAAGATCCACGCGCGTTCGACGGGCCCGTACTCGATGATCACCCAGCAGCCGCTCGGTGGAAAGGCGCAGTTCGGCGGTCAGCGATTCGGCGAGATGGAGGTGTGGGCCCTCGAGGCCTACGGCGCCGCCTACGCGCTGCAGGAGCTCCTCACGATCAAGTCCGACGACATCCTCGGCCGCGTCAAGGTGTACGAGGCGATCGTCAAGGGCGAGAACATCCAGGAGCCCGGCATCCCCGAGTCCTTCAAGGTGCTCATGAAGGAGATGCAGTCGCTGTGCCTGAACGTCGAGGTCCTCTCGGCCGACGGCACCGCGGTCAGCCTCCGCGACACCGATGACGAGGCCTTCCGCGCAGCGGAGGAGCTCGGCATCAACATCTCCGCGCGCTTCGAGTCGTCGAACATCGACGAGATCTGA
- a CDS encoding Ig-like domain-containing protein, with protein sequence MRFPIHAPEPAAGTDRPAPAALRLAALGASVLLATAAALGATAVAHAQDAADGSDVEAAAQTVEAEPVAESSDVVPLAEEVVAEPAETAEAAEPAEAAETADAAEPLTPVDPAPALVADAPAGLGPQDQLPVAGDDHYSMTQGEVLEVAAPGFLVNDVDPDGGEVIGHWTTSNPGDGFDWYPYSGRFIYTPDPAFTGVYTVEYEVRDDEGSVSAPATIEIEVLPSGDPLPPAGPVDAPPVAIDDALSAVAGELATLAAPGVLANDGDPEGQPLELVGIGQPAHGVIYYWTADGTVQYDPYEGFAGTDQVEYTVSDGTSTATAVLRIDVIEPANYAPDAWDDEVTMIGDAAFLPIDAPGVLANDSDQDGDPLTVTWHSDPQHGSIDIAPDGSFVYTPDPGFTSGEDSVLYSASDGQADSEAFLTILVLPVGSSVPPTAHGDHYDAMSGQPLDVPAPGLLGNDVAGAGPIEVVAHEDPQYGTLVLDADGAFRYVSDAGYTGVDTFRYTISNGSSEAHALVSLTVHQPGGGEPDCQSAGADGAASALAAIAVPSDPEPSEPCDQPTEPQQPSEPGQPAEPGLPAEPEQPTAADEPARPASEQATAAAADGLAETGADARLGVALAAMLGALGLVLRVARRRPLGR encoded by the coding sequence ATGCGATTCCCGATCCATGCTCCCGAGCCGGCCGCCGGCACGGACCGACCTGCTCCCGCCGCCCTGCGCCTCGCGGCGCTCGGCGCGTCGGTGCTGCTGGCCACCGCCGCGGCGCTCGGCGCGACGGCCGTGGCGCACGCGCAGGACGCCGCCGACGGGAGCGACGTCGAGGCGGCGGCGCAGACGGTCGAGGCCGAGCCCGTCGCCGAGTCATCCGACGTGGTGCCGCTCGCCGAGGAGGTCGTCGCCGAGCCCGCGGAGACCGCGGAGGCCGCCGAACCCGCGGAGGCCGCCGAGACCGCGGACGCCGCGGAGCCGTTGACGCCCGTCGACCCCGCGCCGGCGCTCGTCGCCGACGCACCGGCCGGCCTCGGCCCCCAGGACCAGCTCCCCGTGGCGGGCGACGACCACTACTCGATGACCCAGGGCGAGGTGCTCGAGGTCGCGGCGCCCGGATTCCTGGTCAACGACGTCGACCCGGACGGCGGCGAGGTCATCGGCCACTGGACCACGTCGAATCCCGGCGACGGCTTCGACTGGTACCCCTACTCGGGGCGGTTCATCTACACGCCCGACCCGGCGTTCACTGGCGTCTACACGGTCGAGTACGAGGTGCGCGACGACGAGGGCTCCGTCAGCGCGCCGGCCACCATCGAGATCGAGGTGCTCCCGAGCGGCGACCCGCTGCCCCCGGCCGGACCGGTCGACGCCCCGCCGGTCGCGATCGACGACGCCCTGTCCGCGGTCGCCGGCGAGCTCGCGACGCTCGCCGCACCGGGCGTGCTCGCGAACGACGGCGACCCCGAGGGCCAGCCACTCGAGCTGGTCGGCATCGGCCAGCCGGCGCACGGCGTGATCTACTACTGGACCGCCGACGGGACCGTGCAGTACGACCCCTACGAGGGGTTCGCCGGAACCGACCAGGTCGAGTACACCGTGTCGGACGGCACCTCCACCGCGACCGCGGTGCTGCGCATCGACGTGATCGAGCCCGCGAACTACGCTCCGGACGCCTGGGACGACGAGGTGACCATGATCGGCGACGCCGCGTTCCTCCCCATCGACGCACCGGGCGTGCTCGCCAACGACTCCGACCAGGACGGCGACCCGCTCACGGTCACCTGGCACAGCGACCCCCAGCACGGCAGCATCGACATCGCGCCCGACGGCTCGTTCGTCTACACGCCCGACCCCGGCTTCACCTCCGGCGAGGACTCCGTCCTCTACAGCGCGAGCGACGGCCAGGCCGACAGCGAGGCCTTCCTCACGATCCTCGTGCTCCCGGTGGGCTCGTCCGTGCCGCCCACCGCGCACGGCGACCACTACGACGCCATGAGCGGACAACCGCTCGACGTGCCCGCACCCGGACTGCTCGGCAACGACGTCGCCGGGGCCGGGCCGATCGAGGTGGTCGCGCACGAGGACCCGCAGTACGGCACGCTCGTGCTCGACGCCGACGGCGCCTTCCGCTACGTCTCCGACGCCGGCTACACCGGGGTGGACACGTTCCGGTACACCATCTCGAACGGCTCCTCCGAGGCGCACGCGCTGGTCTCGCTGACCGTGCACCAGCCCGGCGGCGGCGAGCCCGACTGCCAGAGCGCCGGGGCGGATGGCGCGGCCTCCGCGCTCGCGGCCATCGCCGTGCCGAGCGACCCCGAGCCGAGCGAGCCCTGCGACCAGCCCACCGAGCCGCAGCAGCCCTCGGAGCCGGGTCAGCCGGCCGAGCCGGGTCTGCCGGCCGAGCCCGAGCAGCCGACCGCCGCCGACGAGCCCGCGCGCCCTGCATCCGAGCAGGCGACCGCCGCGGCCGCCGACGGACTCGCCGAGACCGGTGCCGACGCCCGGCTCGGCGTCGCCCTCGCGGCGATGCTCGGGGCGCTCGGCCTCGTGCTGCGCGTCGCCCGCCGCCGCCCGCTCGGCCGCTGA
- a CDS encoding helix-turn-helix transcriptional regulator, translating to MALVPGGPADQPLALDESWPLVGRDPVIERALAGLRGSTRSVFAYGPSGIGKSRVVHAVAERLADDGWLVLTASGNPALSAVPLGALAPVLAREPASMVSAASDPVALYAAADAAVRRLADGRPVLLVVDDVSVVDSVSVTLIAQLAQSGRLRLAATVRESDPVPDGLHPVAASADALRLDVGPLDVDEVSELLTRVLGGPVAHRDAVELHRAAHGNPLFLRELAIGAAEAGSLVAVDGLWQLVGEPVGTPALRDLIRARLRVLGDDERDALERLALCEPLAFDEFARPGAAEALAALEMRGLIRVDESTARMRVALAHPHYAAAVRDQIPRIRAMSLLLEQADLVASRRMDAGDELRVAIWRLDAGRPSDPELLSRSAALAQLAHDRRTAERLAAAAVEAGADDAPTLLLHGEVLWSLGRAQDALATLTRADARARAEGAPDELLAAIGRARADVLGGDPLGTTRGLELLEALEAALPTQAAAIGLSKAVLLVNLEYGRDALETVEACAGSAAGAFERAVADLSFAMPLSLVGRGEEAVAAAQRAVDFAAAPGSVIPQRRAEIVLAHVLIAADRLEEARATVIESLHAAIRDDDELTARLDEFMMGRIFWQVGRLDTATRWFRDTISGAELHGPKSLREFALCFQAVVAAEQGDAATARALRARVVPGLERDSSATVLADAWIDAAEGSADAAAARIFARVDEVAPRGAVTVAATLLHHVVRFGSRTATAEAADRLAALSEQSDAPEVARRHAHARAEADGDAEGLRRSADEWERTGSLLFAAEASASAGQAARAAGRGREATADLQRAATLAAACEGARTPLLRFSDGAEPLTPREREIASLAAQGLSSNEIAARLYLSPRTVNNHLQSTYAKLGIRGRHELAV from the coding sequence GTGGCGTTGGTACCCGGGGGGCCGGCCGACCAGCCCCTCGCGCTGGACGAGAGCTGGCCGCTCGTCGGGCGCGATCCGGTGATCGAGCGCGCCCTCGCGGGCCTGCGGGGCTCGACGCGCTCGGTCTTCGCGTACGGGCCGTCCGGCATCGGCAAGAGCCGGGTCGTGCACGCGGTGGCCGAGCGACTGGCCGACGACGGATGGCTCGTGCTCACGGCCAGCGGCAATCCGGCGCTCAGCGCGGTGCCGCTCGGCGCGCTCGCCCCGGTGCTCGCGCGCGAGCCCGCGTCGATGGTCTCGGCCGCGAGCGACCCGGTCGCGCTGTACGCGGCGGCGGATGCCGCGGTGCGGCGCCTGGCCGACGGCCGACCCGTGCTCCTCGTCGTCGACGACGTCTCCGTGGTCGACTCCGTCTCGGTCACGCTCATCGCGCAGCTCGCGCAGTCGGGCCGGCTCCGGCTCGCCGCGACGGTGCGCGAGTCCGACCCGGTGCCCGACGGGCTGCACCCGGTCGCGGCATCCGCCGACGCCCTGCGGCTCGACGTCGGCCCGCTCGACGTCGACGAGGTCTCCGAGCTGCTCACGCGCGTGCTCGGCGGGCCGGTCGCGCATCGCGACGCGGTCGAGCTGCACCGCGCCGCGCACGGCAATCCGCTGTTCCTGCGCGAGCTGGCGATCGGCGCGGCCGAGGCCGGATCGCTCGTCGCGGTCGACGGGCTCTGGCAGCTGGTCGGCGAGCCCGTGGGCACGCCGGCGCTGCGCGACCTGATCCGCGCACGCCTCCGGGTGCTCGGCGACGACGAGCGCGACGCGCTCGAACGGCTCGCGCTGTGCGAGCCGCTCGCGTTCGACGAGTTCGCGAGGCCGGGCGCGGCGGAGGCGCTCGCCGCCCTCGAGATGCGTGGGTTGATCCGCGTCGACGAGTCCACCGCGCGCATGCGCGTCGCGCTCGCGCACCCCCACTACGCGGCCGCGGTGCGCGACCAGATCCCCCGCATCCGCGCGATGTCGCTGCTGCTCGAGCAGGCCGACCTCGTGGCCTCGCGCCGGATGGACGCGGGCGACGAACTGCGCGTCGCGATCTGGCGGCTCGACGCCGGACGCCCCTCGGACCCGGAGCTGCTGTCGCGGTCGGCGGCGCTCGCACAGCTCGCGCACGACCGGCGCACCGCCGAACGACTCGCCGCGGCCGCGGTCGAGGCGGGCGCCGACGACGCGCCGACGCTCCTGCTGCACGGCGAGGTGCTCTGGTCGCTCGGACGTGCCCAGGACGCCCTCGCGACGCTGACGCGGGCCGACGCCCGAGCCCGCGCCGAGGGCGCCCCCGACGAACTGCTGGCCGCGATCGGCCGGGCCCGCGCCGACGTGCTCGGCGGCGACCCGCTCGGCACGACCCGCGGGCTCGAGCTCCTCGAGGCCCTCGAGGCCGCGCTGCCGACCCAGGCCGCGGCGATCGGGCTCAGCAAGGCGGTGCTGCTGGTGAACCTCGAGTACGGGCGCGACGCGCTCGAGACGGTCGAGGCGTGCGCGGGGTCCGCGGCCGGCGCGTTCGAGCGCGCGGTCGCCGACCTGTCGTTCGCGATGCCGCTCTCGCTGGTCGGGCGCGGCGAGGAGGCGGTCGCGGCGGCGCAGCGCGCGGTCGACTTCGCGGCGGCGCCGGGCTCGGTCATCCCGCAGCGCCGAGCCGAGATCGTGCTCGCGCACGTGCTGATCGCGGCCGATCGCCTCGAGGAGGCGCGCGCCACGGTCATCGAGTCGCTGCACGCGGCCATCCGCGACGACGACGAGCTCACGGCCCGCCTCGACGAGTTCATGATGGGCCGGATCTTCTGGCAGGTCGGCCGGCTCGACACGGCCACGCGCTGGTTCCGCGACACGATCAGCGGTGCCGAGCTGCACGGCCCGAAGTCGCTGCGCGAGTTCGCGCTCTGCTTCCAGGCGGTCGTCGCGGCCGAGCAGGGCGATGCGGCGACCGCGCGCGCGCTGCGGGCGCGCGTCGTGCCCGGCCTCGAGCGCGACAGCTCGGCCACGGTGCTCGCCGACGCGTGGATCGACGCGGCCGAGGGCTCGGCCGACGCCGCGGCGGCGCGCATCTTCGCGCGCGTCGACGAGGTCGCGCCGCGCGGCGCGGTCACGGTCGCGGCGACGCTGCTGCACCACGTGGTTCGGTTCGGCTCGCGCACGGCCACCGCCGAGGCGGCCGATCGGCTCGCGGCGCTCTCGGAGCAGTCCGACGCCCCCGAGGTGGCTCGCCGGCACGCGCACGCGCGCGCGGAGGCCGATGGCGACGCCGAGGGGCTGCGGCGCTCGGCCGACGAGTGGGAGCGCACGGGCAGCCTGCTCTTCGCGGCCGAGGCCTCCGCGTCGGCCGGCCAGGCGGCGCGCGCCGCCGGTCGCGGCCGCGAGGCGACGGCCGACCTGCAGCGCGCGGCGACGCTCGCCGCCGCCTGCGAGGGCGCGCGCACGCCCCTGCTGCGCTTCTCCGACGGGGCCGAGCCGCTGACGCCGCGCGAGCGCGAGATCGCCTCGCTCGCCGCGCAGGGCCTCAGCTCGAACGAGATCGCCGCACGGCTCTACCTCTCGCCGCGCACGGTCAACAATCACCTGCAGTCGACGTACGCCAAGCTCGGCATCCGCGGCCGGCACGAGCTCGCGGTCTGA
- a CDS encoding group I truncated hemoglobin yields MTELYDEVGGPDGVRTAVAVFYRRVVDDDELGPWFEGIDLDRLKAHQRAFLAAAFGGPQVFSGRTLADAHAGLAVTDAAFDRIVQTLCTSLADLGVQQDVVTRVAERLELARSEVVGA; encoded by the coding sequence ATGACCGAGCTCTACGACGAGGTCGGCGGTCCCGACGGGGTGCGCACGGCCGTGGCCGTCTTCTACCGACGGGTGGTCGACGACGACGAGCTCGGCCCCTGGTTCGAGGGCATCGACCTCGACCGGCTGAAGGCGCACCAGCGCGCGTTCCTCGCCGCGGCGTTCGGCGGCCCGCAGGTGTTCTCGGGCCGGACGCTCGCCGACGCGCACGCCGGACTCGCCGTCACCGATGCCGCGTTCGACCGCATCGTGCAGACCCTCTGCACGAGCCTGGCCGACCTCGGCGTGCAGCAGGACGTCGTCACCCGGGTCGCCGAGCGGCTCGAGCTCGCGCGCAGCGAGGTCGTCGGCGCCTGA
- a CDS encoding spermidine synthase, translated as MAPRIEFEADVFSSTGLTLLVDGAAQSHVDAADPTRLFFEYVRRIGHVVDAMADPGAPLAVLHLGGGAMTLARYVAATRPGSAQVVVDADARLVAIVRERLPLPSDAGIAVMVADARDALDRLPPGERFDLVIVDLYARLEAPAFVDEPAFMRLALDRLAAGGLLVVNVADAAGGPRLAAQARAVARADPACDLVVVGPPAVLAGAEEGNAVIVAGRGIPPRVLERLRAAGPFPVEVLEGARLDVVLWGAC; from the coding sequence ATGGCGCCGCGCATCGAGTTCGAGGCCGACGTGTTCTCGTCGACCGGGCTCACGCTGCTCGTCGACGGCGCCGCGCAGTCGCACGTCGACGCCGCCGACCCCACGCGCCTCTTCTTCGAGTACGTGCGCCGCATCGGGCACGTCGTCGACGCGATGGCCGACCCGGGCGCGCCGCTGGCCGTGCTCCACCTCGGTGGCGGCGCGATGACGCTCGCGCGCTACGTCGCGGCGACCCGCCCCGGTTCGGCGCAGGTCGTGGTCGACGCCGACGCGCGCCTCGTGGCGATCGTGCGGGAGCGGCTGCCGCTGCCGTCCGACGCCGGCATCGCGGTCATGGTCGCCGACGCGCGCGACGCGCTCGACCGCCTGCCGCCCGGGGAGCGCTTCGACCTCGTGATCGTCGACCTCTACGCGCGGCTCGAGGCGCCCGCCTTCGTCGACGAGCCCGCGTTCATGCGCCTCGCGCTCGACCGGCTCGCCGCCGGCGGGCTGCTGGTGGTCAACGTGGCGGACGCCGCGGGCGGCCCCCGGCTCGCGGCGCAGGCGCGCGCCGTGGCGCGCGCCGATCCGGCGTGCGACCTGGTGGTGGTCGGCCCTCCGGCGGTGCTCGCGGGCGCCGAGGAGGGCAACGCCGTGATCGTGGCGGGACGCGGCATCCCGCCCCGCGTGCTCGAACGGCTGCGTGCGGCGGGACCGTTCCCCGTCGAGGTGCTCGAGGGCGCGCGGCTCGACGTCGTGCTGTGGGGCGCCTGCTGA
- a CDS encoding spermidine synthase, which translates to MASVPNPERRLSVSGHVARLEESRTRPGAWTLYVDGTPQSHVDLEDPEWLGFEYVRRIGHAIDLVRPAGEPITALHLGGGALTLPRYVIATRPGSRQQVVELESDLVELVREHLPLPRGAQLRVRHGDAREVLAKLPAGLHGAVDVAVVDIFSGSRTPAHVTSAEFYGLLAPLLAPGGIVAVNVADGAGLAFARSQAATLAHVFAHVAIAADTSMLKGRRFGNVVMYASDAELPFASMPRRLAADPAPAKLVEGDELVRFVAGAPVVTDATAVPSPPPSRSVFLTKG; encoded by the coding sequence GTGGCATCCGTGCCGAACCCCGAACGCCGCCTGTCCGTGAGCGGGCACGTCGCCCGCCTCGAGGAGTCGCGCACGCGCCCCGGCGCGTGGACGCTCTACGTCGACGGCACGCCGCAGTCGCACGTCGACCTCGAGGACCCGGAGTGGCTCGGCTTCGAGTACGTCCGGCGGATCGGGCACGCGATCGACCTCGTGCGGCCCGCGGGCGAGCCCATCACGGCGCTGCACCTCGGCGGGGGCGCGCTCACGCTCCCGCGGTACGTCATCGCGACGCGGCCCGGCTCGCGCCAGCAGGTCGTCGAGCTCGAGTCCGACCTCGTCGAGCTCGTCCGCGAGCACCTGCCGCTCCCCCGCGGCGCGCAGCTGCGCGTGCGGCACGGCGACGCGCGCGAGGTGCTCGCGAAGCTCCCGGCCGGCCTGCACGGCGCGGTCGACGTCGCGGTCGTCGACATCTTCTCGGGCTCGCGCACTCCGGCGCACGTCACGAGCGCCGAGTTCTACGGTCTGCTCGCGCCGCTCCTCGCGCCGGGCGGGATCGTGGCGGTGAACGTCGCCGACGGCGCCGGGCTCGCGTTCGCGCGTTCGCAGGCCGCGACGCTCGCGCACGTCTTCGCGCACGTCGCGATCGCGGCCGACACGTCGATGCTGAAGGGGCGCCGGTTCGGCAACGTCGTCATGTACGCCTCCGACGCCGAACTGCCGTTCGCCTCGATGCCGCGGCGCCTCGCCGCCGACCCGGCGCCGGCCAAGCTCGTCGAGGGCGACGAGCTCGTGCGCTTCGTCGCAGGGGCGCCGGTCGTGACCGACGCGACCGCCGTGCCCTCGCCGCCGCCGTCGCGTTCGGTGTTCCTGACGAAGGGATAG